Proteins from one Salvelinus sp. IW2-2015 linkage group LG32, ASM291031v2, whole genome shotgun sequence genomic window:
- the LOC111956802 gene encoding uncharacterized protein isoform X2, translated as MMRFVLDCLRTPRQRAPCSERDKDFVEQDECVARKTGEIRDLQDAVQQEGIELEEQRGDRRELEETLEKLEQHRMELEDQLKLTRLECVQESQQILSLQAEEVARETKVEEYERELARARRKLKQLKMEVRRAQGKVEEAGERTIPLEESISQSYEEILQEEQTLSILSGERTGDATLPDHQQVEPIDTSPSSLRTEDGTLDVPAVPARSWGRSQSLPVYAEILANLGCAARAKNGLADTQEEEEETITPSTPKKDKGEKEEKMEDEEKISQTRSTSSIAVEELDFYHPDPFIHCESEHYLFKDDDLFAKTDKSDDDPFKGTDPFAADILFPEGSEEPYPSTDPDTRLEPGSNDETDNSLSCAENKASTGTQCFESEFPDEDESSDIEISYSREDLDTVHTDAVELSFVEPQTLIMTERLGFKPIYAAQTCSLETELDDADEPGVASGREPFSQASRANTWAAGPNFSTESDPNGYEFDINAVSPPSDIEEIDITLGSIPVDFDLVPPGYDSVEPSNXVGIQACDSEPAGTGGCDLPEPSPPVPTRPVRPPRRLKGGASADLVEEPDTPKAEGCDPGSSNPSADSELDSAIGMDPLTSSAEHNSKFSFGNNSFELNYEPNYEPSSQTSYNYGFKLSPEHHSEEILDPFAAELSDEEADNQASFDPYEFEPTAQSENQDVFDPYGFGHTSHATDRDTFDPYGFKLLSFETDNQSIVDLHSSDDTNLEDNNNTRDSFSFDFSNAASMDPYSSEPNXTATMDLLGLELSRANSVAESDCNNPTXSDPLGTVQTMAAGSNLLDLDLVFGSSSYSDNPEVATDLYPCESRPGNPAGPNNFQFRVRDTAHSESVDTVSDWTTAKTNSRESLSFGPVKPRTHSLDK; from the exons ATGATGCGTTTTGTACTGGATTGCTTGCGGACGCCAAGGCAACGGGCACCGTGCAGTGAGAG GGACAAGGACTTTGTGGAACAGGACGAGTGTGTTGCTCGGAAGACTGGAGAAATCAGA GACCTGCAGGATGCCGTGCAGCAGGAGGGCATTGAGCTGGAGGAGCAGCGGGGAGACCGCCGGGAGCTGGAGGAGACCCTGGAGAAGCTGGAGCAGCACAGGATGGAGCTGGAGGACCAGCTCAAACTGACCAGGCTGGAGTGCGTCCAAGAGAGCcagcag ATTCTTTCCCTGCAGGCGGAGGAGGTGGCCCGGGAAACAAAGGTGGAGGAGTATGAGAGGGAGCTGGCCCGGGCCAGGAGGAAACTCAAACAGCTGAAGATGGAGGTCAGACGGGCCCAGGGGAAGGTGGAGGAGGCGGGCGAACGCACCATCCCTCTGGAGGAGTCCATCAGCCAATCATATGAGGAGATTTTACAG GAGGAGCAGACGCTCAGTATACTGAGTGGGGAGCGGACGGGAGATGCAACACTGCCAGACCACCAGCAGGTGGAGCCAATCGACACATCCCCCAGCAGCCTCAGGACAGAGGACGGAACTCTTGACGTCCCCGCTGTACCAGCCAGGTCATGGGGCAGGAGCCAATCACTGCCTGTCTAYGCTGAAATCCTG GCAAACCTTGGGTGTGCGGCTCGCGCTAAGAACGGATTGGCTGATAcacaagaagaggaggaggagacaattACACCAAGCACACCAAAG AAGGATAagggagaaaaggaagagaaaatGGAGGATGAAGAAAAGATTTCCCAAACACGATCCACCAGTAGCATAGCAGTCGAAGAGCTCGACTTCTACCACCCTGAYCCCTTCATTCACTGTGAATCTGAAC ATTACCTTTTCAAAGATGACGACCTCTTTGCCAAAACGGATAAATCTG ATGATGACCCGTTCAAAGGCACGGACCCCTTCGCTGCAGACATCCTCTTTCCAGAGGGGTCAGAGGAGCCCTATCCCTCCACTGATCCGGACACCCGCTTGGAACCTGGATCTAACGAYGAGACAGACAACAGCCTCTCCTGCGCTGAGAACAAagcctccaccggcacccagtgCTTCGAGTCCGAGTTCCCCGACGAAGACGAATCCAGCGACATAGAAATCAGTTACAGCAGGGAGGATCTGGACACTGTTCACACGGACGCTGTTGAACTCTCCTTCGTTGAGCCCCAAACCTTGATCATGACCGAACGCTTGGGTTTCAAGCCCATCTACGCAGCTCAAACTTGTTCCTTGGAAACTGAATTAGATGACGCAGATGAACCCGGCGTAGCTTCTGGGCGCGAACCCTTCAGTCAAGCATCCAGGGCCAACACCTGGGCTGCTGGACCTAACTTCTCCACCGAATCTGACCCCAATGGATACGAGTTTGACATCAACGCAGTATCCCCTCCTTCCGACATAGAAGAGATTGACATCACTCTTGGATCTATACCAGTTGACTTTGACCTGGTGCCACCTGGGTACGACTCCGTGGAACCCAGCAACCSTGTTGGGATTCAGGCTTGTGACTCAGAACCTGCCGGAACAGGTGGATGCGACCTTCCTGAACCCAGCCCTCCTGTACCAACCCGCCCGGTCCGTCCACCTAGACGCCTCAAAGGGGGAGCGTCRGCTGACCTTGTAGAAGAGCCAGACACTCCCAAAGCTGAAGGCTGTGATCCAGGTTCTTCCAACCCCTCTGCTGATTCAGAGCTGGACAGTGCTATCGGGATGGACCCTCTTACCAGCTCAGCTGAACACAACAGTAAATTCAGCTTCGGCAACAACAGTTTTGAGCTGAACTACGAGCCCAACTACGAGCCCAGTAGTCAAACTTCGTACAACTATGGATTTAAACTCAGCCCCGAACACCACAGCGAAGAGATCCTAGATCCTTTTGCCGCTGAACTCAGCGATGAAGAAGCTGACAACCAAGCMTCATTTGATCCTTACGAATTTGAGCCTACTGCTCAATCTGAGAACCAAGACGTGTTCGACCCTTACGGGTTTGGACATACATCTCATGCCACCGACCGAGACACATTTGACCCCTATGGTTTCAAACTCTTAAGTTTTGAGACTGACAACCAATCTATCGTCGACTTACACAGCAGCGATGATACAAACCTTGAAGACAACAATAACACAAGGGACTCCTTTAGCTTCGATTTCAGTAACGCTGCTTCAATGGACCCCTATAGTTCAGAACCCAATAAWACTGCAACAATGGATCTCCTTGGTCTGGAACTCAGCAGAGCCAACAGTGTTGCTGAGTCAGACTGTAACAATCCTACAGYGTCTGACCCATTAGGAACAGTACAAACTATGGCAGCTGGAAGCAACCTACTGGACCTGGACCTTGTGTTTGGAAGCAGTAGTTATAGTGATAACCCTGAAGTCGCCACTGACCTCTACCCCTGTGAGTCTAGACCGGGAAACCCCGCTGGTCCAAACAACTTTCAATTCAGAGTGAGAGACACCGCCCACTCCGAGTCTGTAGACACCGTTTCTGACTGGACGACTGCTAAG ACCAACTCCAGGGAATCCTTGTCCTTTGGCCCAGTCAAACCCCGCACACACAGCCTGGACAAATGA
- the LOC111956802 gene encoding uncharacterized protein isoform X1, with the protein MMRFVLDCLRTPRQRAPCSERDKDFVEQDECVARKTGEIRDLQDAVQQEGIELEEQRGDRRELEETLEKLEQHRMELEDQLKLTRLECVQESQQILSLQAEEVARETKVEEYERELARARRKLKQLKMEVRRAQGKVEEAGERTIPLEESISQSYEEILQEEQTLSILSGERTGDATLPDHQQVEPIDTSPSSLRTEDGTLDVPAVPARSWGRSQSLPVYAEILANLGCAARAKNGLADTQEEEEETITPSTPKQKDKGEKEEKMEDEEKISQTRSTSSIAVEELDFYHPDPFIHCESEHYLFKDDDLFAKTDKSDDDPFKGTDPFAADILFPEGSEEPYPSTDPDTRLEPGSNDETDNSLSCAENKASTGTQCFESEFPDEDESSDIEISYSREDLDTVHTDAVELSFVEPQTLIMTERLGFKPIYAAQTCSLETELDDADEPGVASGREPFSQASRANTWAAGPNFSTESDPNGYEFDINAVSPPSDIEEIDITLGSIPVDFDLVPPGYDSVEPSNXVGIQACDSEPAGTGGCDLPEPSPPVPTRPVRPPRRLKGGASADLVEEPDTPKAEGCDPGSSNPSADSELDSAIGMDPLTSSAEHNSKFSFGNNSFELNYEPNYEPSSQTSYNYGFKLSPEHHSEEILDPFAAELSDEEADNQASFDPYEFEPTAQSENQDVFDPYGFGHTSHATDRDTFDPYGFKLLSFETDNQSIVDLHSSDDTNLEDNNNTRDSFSFDFSNAASMDPYSSEPNXTATMDLLGLELSRANSVAESDCNNPTXSDPLGTVQTMAAGSNLLDLDLVFGSSSYSDNPEVATDLYPCESRPGNPAGPNNFQFRVRDTAHSESVDTVSDWTTAKTNSRESLSFGPVKPRTHSLDK; encoded by the exons ATGATGCGTTTTGTACTGGATTGCTTGCGGACGCCAAGGCAACGGGCACCGTGCAGTGAGAG GGACAAGGACTTTGTGGAACAGGACGAGTGTGTTGCTCGGAAGACTGGAGAAATCAGA GACCTGCAGGATGCCGTGCAGCAGGAGGGCATTGAGCTGGAGGAGCAGCGGGGAGACCGCCGGGAGCTGGAGGAGACCCTGGAGAAGCTGGAGCAGCACAGGATGGAGCTGGAGGACCAGCTCAAACTGACCAGGCTGGAGTGCGTCCAAGAGAGCcagcag ATTCTTTCCCTGCAGGCGGAGGAGGTGGCCCGGGAAACAAAGGTGGAGGAGTATGAGAGGGAGCTGGCCCGGGCCAGGAGGAAACTCAAACAGCTGAAGATGGAGGTCAGACGGGCCCAGGGGAAGGTGGAGGAGGCGGGCGAACGCACCATCCCTCTGGAGGAGTCCATCAGCCAATCATATGAGGAGATTTTACAG GAGGAGCAGACGCTCAGTATACTGAGTGGGGAGCGGACGGGAGATGCAACACTGCCAGACCACCAGCAGGTGGAGCCAATCGACACATCCCCCAGCAGCCTCAGGACAGAGGACGGAACTCTTGACGTCCCCGCTGTACCAGCCAGGTCATGGGGCAGGAGCCAATCACTGCCTGTCTAYGCTGAAATCCTG GCAAACCTTGGGTGTGCGGCTCGCGCTAAGAACGGATTGGCTGATAcacaagaagaggaggaggagacaattACACCAAGCACACCAAAG CAGAAGGATAagggagaaaaggaagagaaaatGGAGGATGAAGAAAAGATTTCCCAAACACGATCCACCAGTAGCATAGCAGTCGAAGAGCTCGACTTCTACCACCCTGAYCCCTTCATTCACTGTGAATCTGAAC ATTACCTTTTCAAAGATGACGACCTCTTTGCCAAAACGGATAAATCTG ATGATGACCCGTTCAAAGGCACGGACCCCTTCGCTGCAGACATCCTCTTTCCAGAGGGGTCAGAGGAGCCCTATCCCTCCACTGATCCGGACACCCGCTTGGAACCTGGATCTAACGAYGAGACAGACAACAGCCTCTCCTGCGCTGAGAACAAagcctccaccggcacccagtgCTTCGAGTCCGAGTTCCCCGACGAAGACGAATCCAGCGACATAGAAATCAGTTACAGCAGGGAGGATCTGGACACTGTTCACACGGACGCTGTTGAACTCTCCTTCGTTGAGCCCCAAACCTTGATCATGACCGAACGCTTGGGTTTCAAGCCCATCTACGCAGCTCAAACTTGTTCCTTGGAAACTGAATTAGATGACGCAGATGAACCCGGCGTAGCTTCTGGGCGCGAACCCTTCAGTCAAGCATCCAGGGCCAACACCTGGGCTGCTGGACCTAACTTCTCCACCGAATCTGACCCCAATGGATACGAGTTTGACATCAACGCAGTATCCCCTCCTTCCGACATAGAAGAGATTGACATCACTCTTGGATCTATACCAGTTGACTTTGACCTGGTGCCACCTGGGTACGACTCCGTGGAACCCAGCAACCSTGTTGGGATTCAGGCTTGTGACTCAGAACCTGCCGGAACAGGTGGATGCGACCTTCCTGAACCCAGCCCTCCTGTACCAACCCGCCCGGTCCGTCCACCTAGACGCCTCAAAGGGGGAGCGTCRGCTGACCTTGTAGAAGAGCCAGACACTCCCAAAGCTGAAGGCTGTGATCCAGGTTCTTCCAACCCCTCTGCTGATTCAGAGCTGGACAGTGCTATCGGGATGGACCCTCTTACCAGCTCAGCTGAACACAACAGTAAATTCAGCTTCGGCAACAACAGTTTTGAGCTGAACTACGAGCCCAACTACGAGCCCAGTAGTCAAACTTCGTACAACTATGGATTTAAACTCAGCCCCGAACACCACAGCGAAGAGATCCTAGATCCTTTTGCCGCTGAACTCAGCGATGAAGAAGCTGACAACCAAGCMTCATTTGATCCTTACGAATTTGAGCCTACTGCTCAATCTGAGAACCAAGACGTGTTCGACCCTTACGGGTTTGGACATACATCTCATGCCACCGACCGAGACACATTTGACCCCTATGGTTTCAAACTCTTAAGTTTTGAGACTGACAACCAATCTATCGTCGACTTACACAGCAGCGATGATACAAACCTTGAAGACAACAATAACACAAGGGACTCCTTTAGCTTCGATTTCAGTAACGCTGCTTCAATGGACCCCTATAGTTCAGAACCCAATAAWACTGCAACAATGGATCTCCTTGGTCTGGAACTCAGCAGAGCCAACAGTGTTGCTGAGTCAGACTGTAACAATCCTACAGYGTCTGACCCATTAGGAACAGTACAAACTATGGCAGCTGGAAGCAACCTACTGGACCTGGACCTTGTGTTTGGAAGCAGTAGTTATAGTGATAACCCTGAAGTCGCCACTGACCTCTACCCCTGTGAGTCTAGACCGGGAAACCCCGCTGGTCCAAACAACTTTCAATTCAGAGTGAGAGACACCGCCCACTCCGAGTCTGTAGACACCGTTTCTGACTGGACGACTGCTAAG ACCAACTCCAGGGAATCCTTGTCCTTTGGCCCAGTCAAACCCCGCACACACAGCCTGGACAAATGA
- the LOC111957194 gene encoding calreticulin-like, whose protein sequence is MLVSVLLMIALASAEPSVYFREQFEDDAWNTRWVESSHRSDYGKFVLTAGKFYGDAEKDKGLQTSQDAHFYSSSARFEPFTNQAKTLVIQFTVKHEQNIDCGGGYIKLFPADLDQADMHGDSNYNIMFGPDICGPATKKVHVIINYQGKNHLIRKDIRCKDDEYTHLYTLILNPDNTYEVKIDNKKAESGSLEEDWDILPPKKVKDPEAVKPDHWDERERMEDPDDKKPEDWDSPENIADPDAKQPEDWDDEMDGEWEPPMVSNPDYKGEWKPRKIDNPDYKGKWLHPEIDNPDYSADTEIYRFDSIGVIGLDLWQVKSGTIFDNFLITDDATLAEEVGNETWGQTKDPEKKMKESQEEKERKKLEAEEMAGKEETKDEPGEEEEEEEEEEEEELEHEEEEEEXETGAQEEEEETDSIKDEL, encoded by the exons ATGCTAGTGTCGGTGCTATTGATGATTGCACTAGCCAGTGCTGAACCATCGGTGTATTTTCGAGAGCAGTTTGAAGATG ATGCTTGGAATACCCGTTGGGTTGAATCCAGCCATAGGTCGGACTATGGGAAATTTGTCCTGACTGCTGGGAAATTCTATGGAGATGCAGAGAAAGACAAAG GTCTCCAGACCAGCCAGGATGCCCACTTCTACTCTTCTTCTGCTCGCTTTGAGCCCTTCACCAACCAGGCCAAGACCCTGGTGATCCAGTTCACTGTCAAGCACGAGCAGAACATCGACTGTGGGGGAGGCTACATCAAGCTATTCCCCGCTGACCTCGACCAGGCAGAYATGCATGGAGACTCTAACTACAACATCATGTTCG GTCCAGACATCTGTGGCCCAGCCACGAAGAAAGTTCATGTCATTATCAACTACCAGGGCAAGAATCACCTCATCAGAAAGGACATCAGATGCAAG GATGATGAGTACACCCATCTGTACACTCTGATCCTGAACCCTGACAACACATATGAGGTGAAGATTGACAACAAGAAGGCGGAGTCTGGAAGTCTGGAGGAGGACTGGGACATTCTGCCCCCTAAAAAGGTCAAGGACCCCGAGGCTGTGAAACCAGATCactgggatgagagagagaggatggaggaccCAGACGATAAGAAACCAGAG GACTGGGATAGCCCCGAGAACATTGCTGACCCTGACGCTAAGCAGCCTGAGGATTGGGATGATGAGATGGACGGTGAATGGGAGCCACCCATGGTCTCCAACCCTGACTATAAG GGTGAATGGAAACCCCGCAAGATCGATAACCCTGACTACAAGGGCAAATGGTTGCATCCTGAGATTGACAATCCAGACTACAGTGCAGACACTGAGATCTACAGATTTGACAGCATAGGAGTCATTGGCCTGGACCTGTGGCAG GTGAAATCTGGGACTATCTTCGATAACTTCCTGATCACAGATGATGCTACGCTGGCAGAAGAAGTCGGCAATGAGACCTGGGGTCAGACTAAG GACCCAGAGAAAAAGATGAAGGAGtcccaggaggagaaggagaggaagaaactAGAGGCAGAAGAGATGGCGGGGAAAGAGGAGACAAAAGACGAgcctggagaagaggaggaggaggaggaggaggaagaagaggaagagttggagcatgaagaagaggaggaagaagWGGAGACTGGagcacaggaagaggaggaggaaacagaTTCTATAAAGGATGAACTTTAG